One genomic region from Leptospira tipperaryensis encodes:
- a CDS encoding tyrosine-type recombinase/integrase, with amino-acid sequence MTMEKENLENLESGKTLSNSEIERLREACRSNPTHYTWIRILFSLGLRPEELISIRVKDVDVDNGILRIRGLNGVEDRLLVIPGCLLKDFYGALKTKMPEEFLFSGRKGKLHRRTIQKLLQKIEIKTGIKITFPIIRRTIAVRMHRHGISIAYISFYLGYKTRRATYKLIGKNGKPEHVKIFSIEEIIDIGA; translated from the coding sequence ATGACTATGGAAAAAGAAAATTTGGAAAATCTGGAATCAGGAAAAACTCTGAGCAATTCTGAAATCGAACGTCTTAGAGAAGCGTGTAGAAGCAACCCAACTCACTATACTTGGATACGAATTTTATTCTCTCTTGGATTGAGGCCGGAGGAATTGATTTCAATTCGGGTAAAAGATGTCGATGTCGACAATGGAATATTAAGAATTCGTGGTTTAAACGGAGTAGAGGATCGTCTTTTGGTAATCCCAGGATGTTTGTTAAAAGACTTTTACGGAGCTCTCAAAACAAAAATGCCCGAAGAATTCTTATTTTCAGGAAGAAAAGGAAAACTACATCGAAGGACGATACAAAAACTTCTCCAAAAGATAGAAATCAAAACGGGAATTAAAATCACCTTTCCGATCATTCGGAGAACGATCGCCGTAAGGATGCACAGACACGGCATCTCAATCGCATACATTTCCTTCTATCTTGGATATAAGACTCGAAGGGCGACCTATAAATTGATTGGGAAAAACGGAAAGCCCGAGCACGTAAAAATATTTTCCATAGAAGAAATTATAGACATTGGAGCTTAA
- a CDS encoding STAS domain-containing protein produces MEIKTKKIGKHTLVALNGRLDIGHSDEVEAKLLDDVQSGQGDILINLENISYISSSGIRIFVGMVRELEKQGRKLKLCCITPPVKKVFDVVELLDLFEVYETESAALDSLT; encoded by the coding sequence TTGGAAATCAAGACGAAAAAGATCGGTAAGCATACTCTAGTTGCGCTCAATGGAAGGCTGGATATCGGACATTCAGACGAAGTCGAAGCAAAATTACTGGATGATGTTCAGTCCGGCCAGGGTGATATTTTAATAAACCTGGAAAATATTTCATACATCTCCTCCTCCGGGATTCGTATCTTTGTAGGTATGGTCCGCGAGTTGGAAAAGCAAGGAAGGAAGTTGAAACTTTGTTGTATCACTCCACCTGTAAAAAAAGTATTCGACGTGGTCGAACTGCTGGATCTGTTTGAAGTCTACGAAACAGAAAGCGCGGCTCTCGATTCGCTAACCTAA
- a CDS encoding glycosyltransferase family 39 protein translates to MEFPPVWPDEVLFYSPSQDFASFGTLRTNVLEGLIPGMEEITLWMPPLYFLTGGFWMQHIMPGLEGLRLFTSVTAAFSILILYGILKRIGFSSFSALFSCLLLATDLLFLRVGMMARMEALCLFFALGSLFFLVRSALEESTEKVSWVEGAAAGVLLGLSFLSHPFGAVFGIPSLYLLWRRTSLLQPWFWLGGALPLILWILWFFPKLDLFLFQFGLQFGRKKELFSVFSMITKIKILIGGYENPGVRILFYIFLLAGIGINRRLLKEKKERFLFLFVWILGTLAFLFLSTEFYYVVYLTIPISALGGILLEDSDRKRVVYTGSGLLFCNLIVLFLAYRKVGFVNPEFDLGKKFSEEVATELKYSKKVYLQAIPDPYFYLREKYPNQQILEFIPGELPVPPEMFLGTLDSIDTFVFSEGTKRNETVDLYLKENSSSFYKKNVSVSPSTTRKLVRAQAEIYLRKKK, encoded by the coding sequence ATGGAATTTCCTCCGGTTTGGCCGGATGAGGTTCTATTTTATTCTCCCTCTCAGGATTTTGCCAGCTTTGGAACTCTAAGAACGAACGTATTGGAGGGTTTGATTCCGGGAATGGAAGAAATCACGCTCTGGATGCCTCCGCTTTATTTTCTTACTGGCGGATTCTGGATGCAACATATCATGCCCGGTCTCGAAGGATTGCGTCTTTTTACTTCGGTCACCGCCGCGTTTTCCATTCTCATCTTATATGGAATTTTAAAAAGAATCGGTTTCTCCTCTTTTTCAGCGCTCTTCTCTTGCCTTTTGCTCGCGACCGATCTCCTTTTTTTGAGAGTAGGAATGATGGCGAGAATGGAAGCCCTCTGTCTATTCTTCGCTTTAGGAAGTCTGTTCTTTCTTGTTCGAAGCGCTTTAGAAGAATCAACCGAAAAAGTAAGTTGGGTCGAGGGCGCGGCCGCCGGAGTTTTGCTTGGACTGTCTTTTCTTTCTCATCCTTTCGGCGCGGTCTTTGGAATTCCATCTCTCTATCTTCTCTGGAGAAGGACATCTCTGCTCCAACCTTGGTTTTGGCTGGGAGGAGCGTTGCCTCTGATCCTATGGATCCTTTGGTTTTTTCCAAAGTTGGACCTATTCTTATTTCAATTCGGATTACAATTCGGAAGAAAGAAAGAACTCTTCTCCGTGTTTTCAATGATCACGAAGATCAAAATTCTCATCGGGGGATATGAAAATCCGGGAGTTAGAATTCTCTTTTATATTTTTCTTTTGGCGGGAATCGGAATCAATCGAAGACTTTTGAAGGAAAAGAAAGAACGTTTTCTCTTTCTTTTTGTTTGGATTTTAGGGACGCTCGCTTTTCTTTTTCTTTCAACTGAATTTTATTATGTGGTGTATCTTACGATTCCGATTTCTGCGTTAGGCGGAATTCTCTTGGAAGATTCGGATCGAAAGAGGGTTGTCTACACGGGTTCCGGACTTCTGTTTTGCAACCTGATCGTTCTCTTTCTCGCGTATCGAAAAGTGGGATTTGTGAATCCTGAATTTGATCTTGGAAAAAAGTTTTCGGAAGAAGTCGCGACGGAACTGAAGTATTCTAAGAAGGTTTATCTACAAGCGATTCCCGATCCGTATTTTTATCTCAGAGAAAAATACCCGAATCAACAAATCTTAGAATTCATTCCGGGAGAATTGCCCGTGCCGCCGGAAATGTTTTTGGGAACCTTGGATTCCATCGATACCTTTGTATTCAGTGAAGGAACAAAACGAAACGAAACCGTCGACTTGTATTTGAAGGAGAATTCATCTTCATTTTACAAAAAGAATGTTTCAGTTTCTCCCTCTACAACTCGAAAGTTAGTCCGCGCTCAGGCTGAGATCTATCTTCGGAAAAAGAAATGA
- a CDS encoding SGNH/GDSL hydrolase family protein — protein MNSSRIQKILFETIAFIFFFQSCVGKESDQQGLSALLPLVGPLLKVGIIGDSLSQRSDGFGLREKLGTRFTVTDYSVSGRSVPGWNDVIGTALTEQQNLLILELGTNDVSSYPLDQFPGNYEILLNSIQKASNAAILVTVLPPTIQPGYRANILQINPYLRSLGSRYLIADMETVFLETEKTIPLYPQIDPIHPNPTGYDLMGTVYADTIRKIYFK, from the coding sequence ATGAATTCTTCCCGGATTCAAAAAATTCTTTTTGAAACGATTGCTTTTATTTTTTTCTTTCAATCCTGCGTGGGAAAGGAATCGGATCAACAAGGTCTTTCCGCTCTTTTACCCCTTGTGGGTCCGCTCTTGAAAGTAGGAATCATCGGAGATTCTCTTTCTCAGAGATCGGATGGTTTCGGTTTGAGAGAAAAGTTGGGAACAAGATTTACGGTAACTGATTATTCAGTTTCGGGAAGATCGGTTCCCGGTTGGAACGACGTGATCGGAACGGCTCTTACAGAACAACAAAATCTTTTGATCTTAGAATTGGGGACCAACGACGTTTCCAGTTATCCGCTTGATCAGTTTCCCGGAAACTACGAGATTCTTCTAAATTCCATTCAAAAGGCGAGTAACGCGGCGATTCTTGTGACCGTTTTACCTCCTACGATTCAGCCCGGATATCGAGCCAATATTCTCCAGATCAATCCTTACTTGAGAAGTCTCGGTTCTCGTTATCTGATCGCAGATATGGAAACCGTCTTTCTCGAAACGGAAAAGACGATTCCCTTGTATCCCCAGATCGATCCGATTCATCCGAATCCTACCGGTTACGATTTGATGGGAACCGTCTACGCAGACACGATTCGAAAAATCTATTTTAAATAG